One Dioscorea cayenensis subsp. rotundata cultivar TDr96_F1 chromosome 17, TDr96_F1_v2_PseudoChromosome.rev07_lg8_w22 25.fasta, whole genome shotgun sequence DNA window includes the following coding sequences:
- the LOC120281210 gene encoding enoyl-CoA delta isomerase 2, peroxisomal-like — protein MCTLEKRGRVYILTLTGSNEHRFNLTTVLSIRSALAQVRSDSGAGASLVTAAEGKFFSNGLDVAWISASTPDLIHQYESALRAMIADLVSLPMPTIASITGHAAGGGFIFARAHDYVVMRGDRGFIYMNELDIGERFRKYGMSVLRSRISDARVLRDLVLRPEKMKAGEAERKGVIDRAVEGAAEETVAVAVRMADEMAAKGWDGGVYASIRKRAFPKIFRDLGLGEDIDEDISRVFTSKL, from the coding sequence ATGTGTACCTTAGAGAAGCGTGGTAGGGTGTACATCCTGACTTTAACCGGTTCCAACGAGCACCGCTTCAATCTCACCACTGTCCTATCTATTCGCTCCGCCCTCGCCCAAGTCCGCTCCGACTCCGGCGCAGGCGCCTCCCTCGTCACCGCCGCGGAAGGGAAGTTCTTCTCCAACGGCTTGGACGTCGCCTGGATCAGCGCCTCCACTCCCGATCTCATCCATCAATATGAGTCCGCTCTCCGAGCCATGATTGCTGATCTCGTCTCCCTCCCCATGCCTACCATCGCCTCCATCACCGGCCACGCCGCGGGCGGCGGCTTCATCTTCGCCCGAGCGCACGACTACGTCGTGATGCGCGGCGACCGGGGGTTCATCTACATGAACGAGCTGGACATCGGCGAGCGGTTCCGGAAGTACGGGATGTCGGTGCTGAGATCGAGGATATCGGATGCGAGGGTGCTGAGGGATTTGGTGCTTAGACCGGAGAAGATGAAGGCGGGGGAGGCGGAGAGGAAGGGGGTGATTGATCGAGCGGTGGAGGGAGCGGCGGAGGAGacggtggcggtggcggtgaGGATGGCGGATGAGATGGCGGCGAAGGGTTGGGATGGTGGTGTCTATGCTTCCATCCGGAAAAGGGCTTTTCCCAAGATTTTTAGGGATTTGGGATTGGGTgaggacattgatgaggatatttctagggttttcacTTCCAAGCTTTGA